A window of Thermococcus aggregans contains these coding sequences:
- a CDS encoding DUF998 domain-containing protein yields MKKWVRGLGLSFPFLTFGGIFIAIHLNPWFSLTENALSDMGSIKNPIGYAFNSLLVFLGFLGMVFGIEMLKEKRVTILFSLGMFSLLLVGVFPEEYKPHSFFALSFYILLFADIFVYGLRARRKKRFAIVWLLGSPIVFMMMLYLTTIFDGLAIPELVGALFINAWIVYLTLEVEE; encoded by the coding sequence ATGAAAAAGTGGGTTAGAGGTTTGGGACTTTCCTTTCCGTTTCTTACTTTTGGTGGCATCTTTATCGCCATCCACTTGAATCCTTGGTTTTCTCTAACAGAAAATGCTCTCAGTGATATGGGTTCCATTAAAAATCCTATAGGATATGCTTTCAATTCCTTGCTGGTTTTTCTTGGCTTTCTCGGAATGGTATTTGGTATTGAAATGTTAAAGGAGAAAAGAGTCACTATCCTCTTTTCTCTTGGCATGTTCTCTTTGTTGCTTGTAGGAGTATTTCCCGAAGAATATAAGCCCCATTCATTTTTTGCACTCTCCTTTTACATCTTGCTCTTTGCAGATATCTTTGTCTATGGCTTGAGGGCAAGGAGAAAAAAGAGGTTTGCTATCGTATGGCTTCTTGGCAGCCCGATAGTATTCATGATGATGCTTTATCTTACTACAATATTTGACGGACTTGCCATCCCGGAACTTGTGGGGGCTCTCTTCATAAACGCCTGGATAGTTTATCTAACTCTGGAGGTGGAAGAGTGA
- a CDS encoding DNA-directed RNA polymerase subunit N has translation MIVPVRCFTCGKVIGDKYYIFKERVEKGEDPEKVLDDLGLERYCCRRMLLSHVELIDEIMHYRVY, from the coding sequence TTGATAGTTCCCGTGAGATGTTTCACCTGTGGAAAGGTGATTGGAGATAAATACTACATATTCAAAGAGCGTGTTGAAAAAGGGGAAGATCCCGAGAAGGTGCTCGATGATCTCGGGCTTGAAAGGTACTGCTGCAGGAGAATGCTCCTCAGCCATGTCGAATTGATAGATGAGATAATGCACTACAGGGTATATTAA
- a CDS encoding ABC transporter substrate-binding protein: MDVKKVLLGLFLVGVLGIAVVASGCIGGQQTATPTTVTQKETVTETKPVEQVTLKVIGPWSGAELDAFMEVIKAFEAQHPNIKVEYKTYRAEDLSTILPLQFESGDTPADVIAMWGWFIAEMGQKGHLMEFNEVINPDEYVPGILDTVTADGKIYGVPFTAAAKPGFWYRKSFFEKHGLKPPETWDEFVALLEKIKQIPGVKAPIVSGDSVGWPLSDVTEHFILTFGGKDLQLKLINGEVKWEDPQVRSIFEQRLVPLLKAGYFSDPIEWTSAVDLWWKGDYALYFMGTWITGMVDDPTDLGLISLPGVKAMVLAPDYFMVPKYTSHPKEAMELAKFLATEGQRIHVGTKSGKLATWKKVSIDDYWEPMKDVAKVVANVESAPDLDDSIGGEWQKTFWDQLKLLWVQPNRLDDVLSTLDAKFPKK, encoded by the coding sequence ATGGATGTCAAGAAGGTACTGCTTGGTTTGTTTTTAGTTGGAGTTTTGGGCATTGCGGTAGTGGCGAGCGGATGCATTGGAGGTCAACAGACCGCTACTCCAACAACGGTTACGCAAAAAGAGACCGTTACAGAAACAAAGCCCGTAGAACAGGTTACTTTAAAAGTAATAGGCCCATGGTCCGGGGCAGAGCTCGATGCTTTTATGGAAGTTATCAAGGCCTTTGAGGCTCAACATCCAAACATAAAGGTGGAATACAAAACATACAGGGCTGAAGACCTTTCGACGATTCTGCCTCTTCAGTTTGAGTCGGGGGACACTCCAGCCGATGTCATAGCAATGTGGGGATGGTTCATAGCGGAGATGGGTCAGAAAGGTCATTTGATGGAGTTTAATGAGGTAATAAACCCCGACGAATACGTTCCTGGAATTCTAGACACAGTTACTGCGGATGGAAAAATTTATGGTGTTCCATTTACAGCAGCGGCCAAGCCAGGGTTCTGGTATAGAAAGTCATTCTTCGAGAAACATGGCCTAAAGCCCCCAGAAACCTGGGATGAGTTCGTGGCGTTGCTCGAAAAGATAAAGCAAATACCAGGGGTTAAAGCTCCAATCGTTAGCGGCGATAGCGTAGGATGGCCACTTTCTGATGTAACTGAACACTTCATTCTGACCTTCGGAGGAAAAGACCTTCAGCTCAAGCTTATAAACGGAGAGGTTAAGTGGGAAGATCCACAGGTGAGAAGCATATTTGAGCAAAGGCTTGTACCACTTCTAAAAGCTGGCTACTTCAGCGATCCAATAGAATGGACATCTGCGGTGGATCTATGGTGGAAGGGAGACTATGCATTGTACTTCATGGGTACCTGGATAACCGGAATGGTTGATGATCCCACAGATCTAGGCTTAATTTCACTACCGGGAGTCAAAGCAATGGTTCTTGCTCCAGATTACTTCATGGTGCCCAAGTACACAAGCCATCCAAAAGAAGCCATGGAGCTTGCCAAATTCTTGGCAACGGAAGGACAGAGAATTCACGTGGGTACCAAGTCAGGAAAGCTGGCAACATGGAAGAAGGTATCCATTGACGACTACTGGGAGCCCATGAAGGATGTTGCAAAGGTCGTGGCCAATGTGGAATCAGCACCGGATCTCGATGATAGTATTGGAGGAGAATGGCAGAAGACTTTCTGGGATCAACTAAAGCTCTTGTGGGTACAGCCAAATAGATTAGACGATGTTTTGAGTACACTGGACGCCAAGTTTCCAAAGAAGTGA
- a CDS encoding nitroreductase family protein yields the protein MELDEVIFNRISVRYYEERSIEEEKLKELINSAIRAPTASGLENWLFVAYRDENLRRRIHEMIYEAHAEYYRAYGLPEEKIEKLKTKIFEKGMYKAPIYIGVFIDKETRFLKGEGYKEIEFLWSVESAAMAIENLMLKAVELGLGTCYIGVTSLEKYQRELRKMAGLDENWYLVGLIPMGYPAEKIIPRPRRKSLEKVLKIV from the coding sequence ATGGAACTAGATGAGGTGATCTTTAACAGAATATCCGTGAGGTATTACGAAGAGAGAAGCATTGAAGAAGAAAAACTCAAAGAGCTAATAAATTCTGCTATAAGAGCACCTACTGCAAGTGGTCTTGAAAACTGGTTGTTTGTGGCTTATAGAGATGAGAATCTCAGAAGGCGGATTCACGAGATGATATATGAGGCTCATGCAGAGTATTACCGTGCATACGGTTTGCCTGAGGAAAAAATAGAAAAACTGAAAACGAAGATATTTGAAAAAGGAATGTACAAAGCTCCGATTTATATTGGGGTTTTCATTGATAAGGAAACGCGCTTCTTGAAAGGAGAGGGGTACAAGGAAATTGAATTTCTGTGGAGCGTTGAAAGTGCTGCAATGGCGATAGAGAACCTTATGCTGAAGGCAGTAGAGCTTGGGTTGGGAACATGCTACATAGGAGTTACCAGCTTGGAGAAATACCAAAGAGAGCTTAGGAAAATGGCTGGACTTGATGAGAATTGGTACCTCGTCGGGTTAATCCCCATGGGATATCCTGCCGAGAAGATAATCCCCCGACCAAGGAGAAAATCTCTGGAAAAAGTTCTTAAAATAGTTTGA
- a CDS encoding carbohydrate ABC transporter permease — MRRPKSLTPLFFLLPALVLMVPFVIYPVFKTIYLSFFLDGKFVGLENYKEVLLSPDIVNLDRFPTKSPPWGALIHNIVWIAIHLPATVFLGLGIALLLRREEVKGSSIVKSIIFLGMVIPMIVGGLIIRFLFEEGAGVIPAIFKLLGIERLAITWTAYPETALFAAILGSIWIWTGFSMLMYSAGLASIPKDYYEAALIDGANKFQIFKNVTWPLLKPITVVVVAMTLLWDLKIFDVVYVATGGGPGGASMVLALQMWDYFARALNYNYAAVVAVLLTALTLIPALWLIRRRE, encoded by the coding sequence ATGAGGAGGCCTAAATCTTTAACTCCCCTTTTTTTCCTTTTACCGGCGCTTGTCTTAATGGTTCCCTTTGTAATATACCCGGTGTTCAAAACAATATACCTGAGCTTCTTCCTTGATGGAAAGTTTGTTGGTTTGGAGAACTACAAAGAGGTTCTGCTGAGCCCCGATATAGTAAACCTCGACAGATTTCCGACTAAATCTCCCCCATGGGGAGCTTTAATTCATAACATAGTATGGATAGCCATTCATCTTCCTGCTACTGTGTTTTTAGGCTTGGGAATCGCCCTTCTTTTAAGACGGGAGGAGGTTAAGGGGAGTTCTATAGTCAAGTCTATAATCTTCCTGGGTATGGTAATCCCGATGATCGTTGGAGGTTTGATAATTCGCTTTCTTTTTGAAGAAGGAGCAGGGGTAATCCCCGCAATTTTTAAGTTGCTTGGCATTGAGAGACTCGCAATTACTTGGACAGCGTATCCCGAAACTGCACTCTTTGCTGCAATTTTGGGATCAATTTGGATATGGACCGGCTTCAGCATGTTGATGTACTCGGCAGGCTTGGCTTCTATACCCAAGGACTATTACGAGGCCGCTTTGATAGACGGTGCCAACAAGTTTCAGATCTTCAAAAACGTGACCTGGCCCCTCTTGAAACCAATTACCGTTGTTGTAGTGGCAATGACTCTGCTCTGGGATCTCAAAATCTTCGATGTTGTATATGTAGCAACCGGCGGTGGTCCAGGAGGAGCTTCAATGGTTCTTGCGCTTCAAATGTGGGACTACTTTGCAAGAGCCCTCAACTACAACTATGCCGCTGTAGTGGCCGTGCTTTTGACTGCATTAACTCTCATACCTGCCCTATGGTTGATTAGGAGGAGGGAGTGA
- the treT gene encoding trehalose synthase, translating into MYEVTKFGGEGKKLEDYRKIIGEGALETIKEKAENLKGKSFTHVNSTSFGGGVAEILHNLVPLMRDVGIDARWFVIEGTNEFFNVTKSFHNALQGNKELRLTEEMKELYLKTNKKNAEDFDLSSFDYVLIHDPQPAPLIEFYEKKQPWIWRCHIDLSDPNLEFWKFLRQFVEKYDGYIFHMEEYVQNDLNKSKVVIMPPSIDPLSEKNRELSESEILKILERFDVDPERPIITQVSRFDPWKGIFDVIDVYRKVKERIPEVQLLLVGVMAHDDPEGWIYFEKTLRKIGEDYDVKVLTNLTGVHAREVNAFQRASDVVLQMSIKEGFGLTVTEAMWKEKPVVGRAVGGIRLQIVDGKTGFLVKDVSEAVEKTLYLLEHKDMAQKMGKNAKERVKENFIITKHLERYLDLLNSF; encoded by the coding sequence ATGTATGAGGTAACGAAGTTTGGTGGGGAAGGTAAAAAGCTTGAAGACTACAGAAAAATAATAGGGGAAGGAGCCTTGGAAACTATTAAAGAAAAGGCAGAGAATCTGAAAGGTAAGAGCTTTACCCATGTAAACTCCACCTCCTTTGGCGGAGGTGTTGCCGAAATTTTGCACAATCTTGTCCCTCTGATGAGGGATGTTGGAATAGACGCAAGATGGTTTGTGATTGAAGGAACAAATGAATTTTTCAATGTTACAAAGAGCTTCCACAATGCTCTTCAGGGAAACAAGGAGCTTAGGTTAACTGAAGAAATGAAAGAACTCTATTTGAAAACAAACAAGAAAAACGCTGAGGACTTTGATTTGAGCTCGTTCGATTACGTCTTGATACACGATCCTCAACCGGCACCCCTTATAGAGTTTTATGAGAAAAAGCAACCTTGGATTTGGAGATGTCACATCGACCTAAGCGATCCAAACCTGGAGTTCTGGAAGTTTCTGAGGCAGTTTGTCGAGAAGTATGATGGATATATTTTCCATATGGAGGAGTATGTGCAGAATGACCTTAATAAAAGCAAAGTGGTTATAATGCCCCCTTCCATTGATCCTCTTAGTGAAAAAAACAGAGAACTGAGTGAGAGCGAAATTTTAAAAATCTTAGAAAGGTTTGACGTGGATCCAGAGAGACCAATAATAACACAGGTGTCTCGTTTTGATCCATGGAAAGGAATTTTTGATGTTATAGATGTCTACAGAAAAGTCAAGGAGAGAATACCAGAGGTTCAACTCTTGCTAGTTGGTGTAATGGCCCATGATGATCCTGAAGGCTGGATATACTTCGAGAAAACCCTAAGAAAAATCGGAGAGGACTATGACGTTAAAGTGCTCACAAATCTCACCGGAGTTCATGCAAGAGAGGTAAATGCCTTCCAAAGGGCAAGTGACGTAGTTCTTCAGATGTCCATTAAGGAGGGGTTTGGATTAACCGTTACCGAAGCAATGTGGAAAGAAAAGCCGGTGGTAGGGAGAGCCGTAGGAGGAATAAGACTTCAGATAGTGGACGGAAAAACAGGATTCTTAGTGAAAGATGTCAGTGAGGCCGTTGAGAAAACACTCTATCTCCTTGAGCACAAAGACATGGCACAGAAAATGGGTAAAAATGCCAAAGAAAGGGTTAAAGAGAATTTCATAATAACAAAACATCTTGAGAGGTATCTCGATTTGCTGAATTCTTTTTAA
- a CDS encoding carbohydrate kinase family protein, whose protein sequence is MIYAIGEVLIDFIAKEEGKLKNVKEFEKHPGGAPANVVVGLRKLGIKSGLISKVGADPFGEFLIEALKKEGVETKYIVKDVNKHTGIVFVQLIGAKPEFILYDGVAYFNLKKEEIEWDFTKDAELLHFGSVLFAREPSRSTVFDVLRKVKGKIPLSYDVNIRLDLWREKEGEMLRDIEEALRLADIVKIGDEELSYLDKNGITLEDFRFDLMAITKGAKGSTIIHKDISVNVPSFKVKPVDTTGAGDAFMAALLASLSYMGKLNKLEFSKEQLEELGSFANLVAALSTTKRGAWSVPNLDEILKYRRFSFLP, encoded by the coding sequence ATGATCTACGCAATAGGAGAGGTCCTAATAGACTTTATTGCAAAAGAAGAAGGAAAACTGAAAAACGTTAAAGAGTTTGAAAAGCATCCTGGCGGTGCTCCAGCGAATGTTGTTGTTGGCTTGAGGAAGCTCGGGATAAAAAGCGGATTGATAAGCAAAGTCGGTGCCGATCCCTTTGGTGAATTTCTCATAGAGGCACTCAAAAAAGAAGGGGTTGAAACGAAATACATAGTAAAGGACGTAAACAAACACACGGGAATAGTTTTTGTCCAGCTTATAGGGGCAAAGCCCGAATTTATATTGTACGATGGTGTGGCATACTTTAACTTAAAGAAAGAAGAGATAGAATGGGATTTTACAAAAGATGCTGAGCTTCTACATTTTGGAAGCGTTCTCTTTGCGAGGGAACCAAGCAGATCAACCGTCTTTGACGTTCTTAGAAAAGTTAAAGGAAAAATTCCTCTTAGCTATGATGTCAACATCAGGCTTGACCTGTGGAGAGAAAAAGAGGGAGAAATGCTCAGGGATATAGAAGAGGCTCTCAGGCTTGCAGATATAGTAAAAATCGGAGATGAGGAATTAAGCTACCTCGACAAAAACGGAATAACACTCGAAGACTTCAGATTTGATCTCATGGCAATAACAAAAGGCGCTAAAGGAAGTACAATTATCCACAAGGATATAAGCGTTAATGTTCCCTCATTTAAGGTTAAGCCTGTAGATACCACCGGAGCTGGAGATGCCTTTATGGCAGCCCTCTTGGCTTCTCTCTCGTATATGGGCAAGCTGAACAAATTAGAGTTCTCCAAAGAACAACTGGAGGAACTTGGGAGTTTTGCAAACTTGGTGGCTGCGCTCTCAACTACGAAACGGGGAGCATGGAGTGTGCCAAACTTAGATGAAATTTTGAAGTATAGAAGATTCAGCTTCCTTCCATAG
- the rpsB gene encoding 30S ribosomal protein S2 — protein sequence MEEYLVPLDQYLAAGVHIGTQQKTKDMKRFIYRVRQDGLYVLDVRKTDERLRAAGKFLAKFDPDRILAVSVRLYGQKPVKKFGEVTGARAIPGRFLPGTMTNPRVKNFFEPDVLIVTDPRADHQAMKEAIEIGIPIVALVDTENLLSYVDLAIPTNNKGRKALALIYWVLAREVLFNRGDINSREDFKVPVEEFEMKIIRG from the coding sequence ATGGAAGAGTATTTGGTTCCACTCGACCAATATTTGGCTGCAGGTGTTCACATTGGAACGCAGCAGAAAACAAAGGATATGAAGCGCTTCATATATAGGGTTAGGCAAGATGGCTTGTATGTGCTCGACGTAAGAAAAACCGACGAAAGACTCAGGGCTGCTGGAAAGTTCCTAGCAAAGTTCGATCCGGACAGAATATTGGCGGTAAGCGTAAGGCTCTATGGTCAAAAGCCAGTCAAGAAGTTTGGAGAAGTTACTGGAGCTAGGGCAATACCGGGTAGATTTTTACCTGGAACAATGACAAATCCCCGGGTTAAGAACTTCTTTGAGCCTGATGTTCTCATAGTGACAGATCCAAGGGCGGATCATCAAGCAATGAAAGAGGCAATAGAAATTGGAATCCCCATAGTGGCCTTAGTTGACACAGAGAACCTTTTGAGCTATGTTGACTTGGCAATCCCAACAAACAACAAGGGAAGAAAGGCCTTGGCTTTAATTTACTGGGTACTTGCAAGGGAAGTCCTCTTTAACAGGGGAGACATCAACAGCAGGGAAGACTTCAAGGTCCCCGTAGAAGAGTTCGAAATGAAGATAATCAGGGGATGA
- a CDS encoding carbohydrate ABC transporter permease yields MAIPRYKLRKYIVSNALAWIIGIIWLIPFIGVLMASIRPYEEIVSGWWHFHPFTITLKNYINAFNHPMFPISQGLKNSLIIAIPSTIVPLIVAALAAYAFARYSFPIRHYLFAFIVFLMALPQQMTVVPLYFLLRNLHMLNTFRGLITVHSAWGLAWIIFFMRNYFSMLPTDVEEAARIDGATDFQIFYKIVLPMALPGLISAAILQFTWVWSDFFLALVFLQNPEKYVATQRLPLLRGQYFVDWGILTAASIMVMVVPLLVYALFQKYYISGMIGWSTEK; encoded by the coding sequence ATGGCTATACCAAGGTATAAACTTAGAAAGTACATCGTTTCGAACGCACTCGCGTGGATTATAGGAATAATATGGCTGATACCTTTTATAGGAGTCCTTATGGCCTCAATAAGACCGTATGAAGAGATCGTAAGTGGATGGTGGCATTTTCATCCCTTTACAATAACTTTGAAAAACTACATAAATGCCTTTAATCATCCCATGTTCCCCATAAGTCAGGGATTAAAGAACTCCTTAATAATTGCAATCCCCTCCACAATTGTTCCTTTGATAGTCGCCGCATTAGCTGCCTATGCCTTTGCCAGATACAGCTTCCCAATAAGGCACTATCTCTTTGCGTTTATAGTGTTCCTAATGGCTCTCCCACAGCAGATGACAGTAGTTCCTCTGTACTTTCTTTTGAGAAATCTTCATATGTTAAACACATTCAGGGGTCTAATAACGGTTCATTCGGCATGGGGTTTAGCGTGGATCATCTTCTTTATGCGGAACTATTTCTCAATGCTCCCAACGGACGTCGAGGAAGCCGCAAGAATAGACGGAGCCACTGATTTCCAGATATTTTACAAGATCGTCCTGCCAATGGCGCTACCGGGGTTAATCTCAGCTGCAATACTCCAGTTTACTTGGGTGTGGAGTGACTTCTTCCTAGCATTGGTATTTCTGCAAAATCCGGAGAAATACGTTGCTACCCAAAGACTTCCTTTGCTTAGGGGGCAGTATTTTGTTGATTGGGGCATACTAACTGCAGCTTCCATCATGGTAATGGTTGTTCCATTGCTTGTCTATGCTCTCTTCCAGAAGTACTATATAAGCGGTATGATAGGCTGGTCAACCGAGAAATAA
- a CDS encoding DNA-directed RNA polymerase subunit K — MFRYTRFEKARIIGARALQIAMGAPVLIDIPEGATPLEAAMMEFEKGVIPITVIRPS; from the coding sequence ATGTTTAGATACACGAGATTTGAGAAGGCTCGTATAATAGGGGCAAGGGCATTACAAATAGCTATGGGGGCTCCTGTACTAATTGACATACCTGAAGGGGCCACACCTTTAGAGGCCGCAATGATGGAGTTTGAAAAGGGTGTAATCCCAATAACCGTCATAAGACCGAGTTGA
- the thiI gene encoding tRNA uracil 4-sulfurtransferase ThiI has translation MLNAIIVRYGEIGTKSPKTRRWFESILLNNIKEALLSEGIEYKNVFAKHGRIIVKTNKAEKSVEVLKRVFGIVSLSPAAEVDGELDKIYKTSLKLFRRKMRALGLERPRFRVTARRITKEFPLKSQELAAKVGEYILKNEECRVDLKNYDIEVGIELMEGKAYIHVDKFQGFGGLPVGTQGKIVALLSGGIDSPVAAFLMMKRGCEVIPVHIYVGEKTLEKVRRIWNQLKKYHYGGKSDLIVIKPQERERIVQTLKQLKKENYTCVFCKYMMVKKADKIAREFGAKGIVMGDSLGQVASQTLENMYIISQASDLPIYRPLVGMDKEEIVAIAKTIGTFELSTLPEDEVPFIPKHLVIRGSWEEFKKLYKAVFGEEPGKRGCQ, from the coding sequence ATGCTAAATGCCATAATAGTCAGATACGGCGAGATAGGCACAAAGTCTCCAAAAACGAGAAGGTGGTTTGAAAGCATTTTACTCAACAACATAAAAGAAGCACTCTTAAGTGAGGGCATAGAATACAAGAACGTCTTTGCAAAGCATGGCAGGATTATTGTAAAGACTAACAAAGCGGAAAAAAGCGTGGAAGTTCTCAAACGGGTTTTTGGCATAGTATCGCTTTCACCTGCTGCTGAGGTAGATGGAGAGCTGGACAAAATATATAAAACCTCCCTAAAGCTGTTTAGAAGAAAAATGAGGGCACTTGGATTGGAAAGGCCAAGATTCAGAGTAACTGCAAGGAGAATAACCAAGGAATTTCCCCTTAAAAGCCAAGAGCTGGCCGCTAAAGTTGGCGAGTACATATTAAAAAACGAAGAATGCAGGGTAGATTTGAAAAACTATGATATTGAGGTAGGAATTGAGCTAATGGAAGGGAAGGCATACATCCATGTTGATAAATTCCAGGGATTTGGCGGTCTTCCAGTAGGAACTCAAGGGAAGATCGTGGCTCTTTTAAGCGGGGGCATAGATTCTCCGGTTGCGGCTTTTCTGATGATGAAGCGGGGATGTGAAGTAATCCCCGTCCATATTTATGTTGGAGAGAAGACCCTTGAGAAGGTTCGGAGAATCTGGAATCAGCTCAAAAAGTATCACTATGGAGGTAAGAGTGACCTAATAGTTATTAAGCCACAAGAAAGAGAGAGGATCGTTCAAACGCTAAAACAGCTTAAAAAAGAGAATTATACATGCGTTTTCTGCAAGTATATGATGGTTAAAAAAGCTGACAAGATTGCGAGGGAATTCGGAGCAAAGGGGATTGTTATGGGAGACTCTTTGGGTCAAGTAGCTTCTCAAACGCTGGAAAACATGTATATAATAAGTCAAGCAAGTGATCTGCCAATTTATAGGCCGTTAGTGGGGATGGATAAGGAAGAGATAGTGGCAATCGCAAAGACTATTGGAACTTTTGAACTTTCAACACTACCAGAGGATGAGGTACCGTTTATTCCAAAGCATCTGGTAATAAGGGGTTCCTGGGAGGAGTTCAAAAAGCTTTACAAAGCAGTCTTTGGTGAAGAGCCGGGGAAAAGGGGATGTCAATGA
- a CDS encoding cysteine synthase family protein: MYFAKLEFFNPFSRSIKDRTVFNMLMKALERGDINGVRKIFEATSGNVGISLAALSNVLGIGFRAYLPKPTPKATQILLKVLGAEVVMTDFETIDPNMVEHVVEEARKARAANLNQFENEDNFEAHYRFTAREIDEQLKSIGKKPDLIVAGIGTSGHIGGIAKYFKERYNTKVIGVVPAKGKKIPGIKRLETKPKWFFKVEIDEVIEITQREAIEGSIQIAREEGLLIGLSSGAVVKAFEKIRDKYPGTAVLVFPDDGFKYVDAFERYLSDGQ; this comes from the coding sequence ATGTATTTTGCCAAGCTGGAGTTCTTTAACCCCTTCAGCAGGAGCATAAAGGACAGGACAGTTTTCAATATGCTCATGAAAGCCCTTGAGCGTGGGGACATCAACGGTGTTCGAAAAATTTTTGAAGCAACTTCTGGAAACGTTGGGATTTCTCTCGCGGCTCTCAGCAACGTTCTGGGAATAGGGTTTAGAGCATATCTGCCAAAGCCGACACCAAAGGCTACCCAAATCCTGCTCAAAGTACTCGGCGCGGAGGTAGTTATGACCGATTTTGAGACTATAGATCCTAATATGGTTGAGCACGTCGTCGAAGAAGCAAGGAAAGCTAGGGCAGCCAACCTCAATCAGTTCGAGAATGAAGACAATTTCGAGGCCCACTATCGCTTTACTGCCAGAGAAATAGACGAACAACTGAAAAGTATAGGCAAAAAGCCCGACCTTATAGTAGCAGGAATAGGCACTTCGGGCCACATAGGGGGAATAGCGAAATATTTCAAGGAACGCTACAACACAAAAGTTATTGGAGTAGTACCGGCCAAAGGCAAAAAGATACCGGGCATAAAAAGGCTCGAAACAAAGCCAAAATGGTTCTTTAAGGTGGAGATTGACGAAGTAATCGAGATTACCCAAAGAGAAGCAATCGAAGGATCAATACAGATAGCCAGAGAAGAGGGCCTTTTAATAGGTCTGAGTTCGGGCGCGGTGGTTAAAGCTTTTGAGAAAATCCGTGATAAATACCCCGGGACTGCAGTTTTGGTATTTCCAGACGATGGGTTTAAATACGTTGATGCATTTGAGAGATACTTGAGTGATGGTCAATGA
- the trmB gene encoding HTH-type sugar-sensing transcriptional regulator TrmB produces MEIPPEISHALSEIGFTKYEILTYWTLLVYGPSTAKEISTKSGIPYNRVYDTISSLKLRGFVTEIDGTPKVYAAYSPRIAFFRFKKELEDIMNKLEIELKNVKKEEQRPAIWRSRSFDEALEMFRESLYSAKNEVIVVTPSEFFETIKEDLIKTLQRGVTVSLYIDKISDLSEFRGKGNFFARQFYKLNHLIGMTDGKEVVTVQNVSFRQSSPPSFKATYPEIIFSQYSLIIEIFKESSLEVEDITNPQNIRFFAMFHAADFVKRHINNGTLIAEVVGRNIKTGEIEKIHGNVVGYTLSFKEAVNNIHLETEKGVVKIGGMFAVIEDYESTDIKFVMG; encoded by the coding sequence ATGGAGATTCCTCCGGAAATTTCACACGCTTTGAGTGAGATTGGGTTTACAAAGTATGAAATTCTTACTTACTGGACCCTCTTAGTTTACGGCCCCAGCACTGCTAAGGAGATCTCTACAAAAAGCGGAATTCCATACAACAGGGTCTATGATACAATATCCTCTTTAAAACTTAGAGGGTTTGTAACTGAAATTGACGGAACACCGAAGGTATACGCTGCTTACTCACCAAGGATAGCATTTTTCAGGTTCAAAAAAGAACTTGAGGACATAATGAACAAGCTCGAAATTGAGCTTAAGAATGTAAAAAAGGAAGAACAGAGACCTGCAATATGGAGAAGCAGAAGTTTTGATGAAGCCCTTGAGATGTTCAGGGAGTCGCTGTATTCCGCTAAAAACGAAGTGATAGTAGTTACTCCAAGCGAATTTTTCGAAACGATAAAGGAAGACTTAATAAAAACTCTTCAGAGAGGCGTGACAGTGTCTCTTTACATCGACAAAATATCGGATCTATCGGAGTTTAGAGGGAAAGGAAATTTCTTTGCCAGGCAGTTCTACAAGCTGAACCACTTAATAGGCATGACCGATGGAAAGGAGGTCGTTACAGTCCAGAATGTAAGCTTTAGGCAATCTTCTCCACCCAGTTTCAAAGCAACGTATCCTGAAATAATATTCTCACAATACAGTCTTATAATAGAGATATTCAAAGAATCTTCTTTGGAGGTGGAGGATATAACAAATCCACAGAACATCAGATTTTTTGCTATGTTTCATGCAGCGGACTTTGTAAAGAGACATATCAATAATGGGACACTCATAGCAGAGGTCGTTGGAAGGAACATCAAAACTGGTGAAATCGAGAAAATCCATGGCAATGTAGTGGGATATACTCTCTCATTTAAGGAAGCTGTTAATAATATTCATCTCGAAACGGAAAAGGGAGTTGTAAAGATTGGAGGTATGTTCGCGGTTATTGAGGATTACGAAAGTACTGACATAAAGTTTGTTATGGGGTGA